From Penicillium psychrofluorescens genome assembly, chromosome: 1, one genomic window encodes:
- a CDS encoding uncharacterized protein (ID:PFLUO_000892-T1.cds;~source:funannotate) translates to MACISLVGVTLQTSATTAAQFTLGRIINFGMTGFCIVVTPIYQAECSPPALRGLISSTVQFQITLGQLIASLVNLGTENITSNSSWQIPIGLQFIVPVCILALLPFMPESPRWLVSKGRYDEAERFLKTLRPKSKGSWKEVFNKKNRIRTAIAVLVMFCQQITGQAFVSQYGVVFYKQQNISDPFLLSVIQTVISVVCSVITLLFVDQVGRRAIILTGGTAMGVFLLLVGGMGTLKNPGPNAKRTMVASLMLYGASYALSWATVSYIILGEVANSRVKEKTSDLAVSISVLTTFVVSFTLPYLLDAPYADLGAKVGFIYGSITVVSSVVAYFMVPEMKGRSLEEVDQLFEARVPLRKFRQAKLEEDLEPEKSGA, encoded by the exons ATGGCGTGTATTTCTCTCGT AGGAGTCACCCTGCAAACATCAGCAACAACCGCGGCTCAGTTCACCCTCGGccgcatcatcaacttcGGCATGACAGGTTTCTGCATCGTTGTCACACCTATATACCAAGCAGAATGTTCACCACCGGCGCTGAGAGGACTGATTTCGTCTACAGTTCAGTTCCAGATCACCCTTGGCCAGCTTATTGCTTCGCTGGTTAATTTGGGGACGGAGAATATAACCTCGAATTCTTCGTGGCAAATACCTATCG GACTGCAATTTATCGTGCCGGTCTGTATTTTGGCACTCTTGCCATTCATGCCGGAATCACCGAGATG GCTAGTTTCTAAAGGCAGATATGATGAGGCAGAACGGTTTCTGAAAACACTTCGACCAAAAA GCAAAGGGTCGTGGAAAGAAGTGTTCAACAAAAAGAATCGG ATTCGTACCGCGATCGCTGTTCTGGTGATGTTCTGCCAACAGATCACTGGCCAGGCCTTTGTCTCTCAGTACGGCGTTGTCTTCTATAAACAGCAGAATATCAGTGACCCATTCTTATTGAGCGTAATTCAGACGGTGATTAGCGTTGTCTGCAGTGTGATCACGTTGCTTTTCGTGGACCAggtgggaagaag GGCGATTATTTTGACGGGCGGAACAGCGATGGGGGTTTTCCTGCTCCTGGTAGGAGGAATGGGGACGCTGAAGAACCCCGGGCCTAACGCTAAACGCACAATGGTGGCATCTCTCATGCTGTATGGAGCATCGTATGCCCTGTCATGGGCGACAGT ATCCTACATTATCCTTGGCGAAGTGGCCAACAGTCGCGTCAAGGAAAAAACGAGCGATCTTGCCGTGTCAATTTCGGTGCTGACCACCTTTGTGGTGTCGTTCACCCTCCCGTACCTGTTGGACGCGCCGTATGCCGATCTGGGAGCCAAGGTCGGATTTATTTACGGCAGCATCACGGTCGTTTCGTCCGTGGTGGCGTACTTCATGGTTCCTGAGATGAAGGGGCGCTCGTTGGAGGAAGTGGACCAGCTGTTTGAGGCCCGAGTGCCGCTGAGGAAGTTTCGGCAGGccaagttggaggaggacctggagccggagaagagTGGTGCTTGA